A window of Fundidesulfovibrio soli contains these coding sequences:
- the mscL gene encoding large-conductance mechanosensitive channel protein MscL, with amino-acid sequence MSFLKEFKEFAMRGNVMDLAVGVIIGAAFGKIVSSLVADVIMPPLGMLLGGVDFTSLKLTLAPPIDGMKGATLNYGNFIQAMVDFIIVAFAIFMMVKGLNTLKRRMEPPAQDAPPPVPADVALLTEIRDLLRARQA; translated from the coding sequence TCAAGGAATTCGCCATGCGCGGCAACGTCATGGACCTGGCCGTGGGCGTTATCATCGGTGCGGCCTTCGGCAAGATCGTGTCTTCCCTGGTGGCGGACGTCATCATGCCCCCCTTGGGAATGCTCCTGGGCGGCGTGGACTTCACCAGCCTCAAGCTCACCCTGGCCCCGCCCATCGACGGGATGAAGGGCGCCACCCTGAACTACGGGAACTTCATCCAGGCCATGGTGGACTTCATCATCGTGGCCTTCGCCATCTTCATGATGGTCAAGGGGCTGAACACCCTCAAGCGCAGAATGGAGCCCCCCGCGCAGGACGCCCCGCCGCCCGTCCCGGCGGACGTGGCCCTGCTCACGGAGATCCGCGACCTGCTCAGGGCCCGGCAGGCCTAG
- a CDS encoding tRNA(5-methylaminomethyl-2-thiouridylate) methyltransferase, translating to MKQYDALAMFSGGLDSILAAKTVAGQGLRVLGLHFVSPFFGHPDKVAHWSETYGLDIETVDVGEPFVTLLASRPPHGVGKCLNPCVDCKILMLRRCKELMPEYGAKMILTGEVKGQRPMSQRRDALDVISREAGVRDVLLRPLSAKNMKPSPAELDGLVDREKLHNFNGRTRKPQFALAKRLGITEYPQPAGGCKLTILDSAKRYVPLFEHAAPPRAADFHLANVGRQFWAGPYWLAMGRNQEDNAALAELAQAGDILLDVKDLPSPFGLIRPLPGADWSRAALEDAAALLASYSPKAVAATGSGGGTVTVLATRGGETAELDVVPERASRLGLAELDWESCLPAKRALFGEGDQDDGY from the coding sequence ATGAAACAATACGACGCGCTGGCCATGTTCTCCGGCGGCCTGGATTCCATCCTGGCCGCCAAAACCGTCGCCGGGCAGGGCCTCAGGGTGCTCGGCCTGCACTTCGTCAGCCCCTTCTTCGGCCACCCGGACAAGGTGGCCCATTGGTCCGAGACCTACGGGCTGGACATCGAGACCGTTGACGTGGGCGAGCCCTTCGTCACGCTCCTGGCTTCGCGCCCGCCCCACGGGGTGGGCAAGTGCCTGAACCCCTGCGTGGACTGCAAGATCCTGATGCTCAGGCGCTGCAAGGAGCTGATGCCGGAATACGGCGCCAAGATGATCCTCACCGGCGAGGTCAAGGGGCAGCGGCCCATGTCCCAGCGGCGCGACGCCCTGGACGTGATCAGCCGCGAGGCGGGCGTGCGCGACGTGCTGCTGCGCCCGCTCTCGGCCAAGAACATGAAGCCTTCCCCCGCCGAACTGGACGGCCTGGTGGACCGCGAGAAGCTGCACAACTTCAACGGCCGCACCCGCAAGCCCCAGTTCGCCCTGGCCAAACGCCTGGGCATCACCGAGTACCCCCAGCCCGCCGGAGGCTGCAAGCTGACCATCCTGGATTCGGCCAAGCGCTACGTGCCCCTGTTCGAGCACGCCGCCCCGCCGCGCGCGGCGGACTTCCACCTGGCCAACGTGGGCAGGCAGTTCTGGGCCGGGCCCTACTGGCTGGCCATGGGCCGCAACCAGGAGGACAACGCCGCCCTGGCCGAGCTGGCGCAGGCCGGGGACATCCTGCTGGACGTGAAGGACCTGCCCAGCCCCTTCGGGCTCATCCGCCCCCTGCCCGGCGCGGACTGGAGCCGCGCCGCCCTGGAGGACGCCGCCGCGCTGCTGGCCTCCTATTCGCCCAAGGCCGTGGCCGCGACCGGGAGCGGGGGCGGCACCGTCACGGTGCTGGCCACGCGCGGCGGCGAGACCGCGGAGCTGGATGTGGTCCCCGAGCGCGCGTCGCGCCTGGGGCTCGCGGAGCTGGACTGGGAGAGCTGCCTGCCGGCGAAGCGGGCCCTGTTCGGGGAGGGAGACCAGGACGACGGGTATTAG
- a CDS encoding YkgJ family cysteine cluster protein, whose translation MDIRISDATSGKNLHIGFTAGLSVECAFFPPEGDVALVDILPEIFTISNELIGQALSQAGAEGLRLSCDRGCVSCCYQLIVMSDHEALLLAHIVSLMEPNEQARIKGALKSMLQVLEQNGLLAELIDSHANCFSDSDRLVEMQKKYWELQLPCPFLVDRLCSIYQFRPLVCRQYIVSSPSSCCAQIFKPDNSVKKIPLLYDVASAVASFNGVAAKPTLAVPIPAILLVNGLLESFPRPKSNAEEMIAAFLAHLEQNFTRSATSK comes from the coding sequence ATGGACATCCGCATAAGTGACGCCACCTCCGGGAAGAATCTCCACATCGGGTTCACAGCGGGACTCTCTGTCGAATGTGCTTTCTTTCCGCCGGAGGGGGACGTCGCCCTGGTGGATATATTGCCGGAAATATTTACAATCTCAAATGAGCTCATAGGTCAGGCACTGTCGCAAGCCGGCGCGGAGGGCTTGCGCCTGTCATGCGACAGAGGGTGCGTCTCCTGTTGCTACCAGCTGATCGTGATGTCCGATCACGAAGCGCTGCTGCTCGCCCACATAGTGTCCTTGATGGAGCCGAATGAGCAGGCGCGGATTAAAGGCGCATTGAAGTCGATGCTCCAGGTTCTCGAACAAAACGGCCTGCTTGCGGAACTCATCGACTCCCATGCGAATTGTTTCAGCGACTCAGACCGCTTGGTCGAGATGCAGAAAAAGTACTGGGAGCTCCAACTGCCATGCCCATTCCTTGTGGACAGGTTGTGCTCCATATATCAATTCCGCCCTCTGGTCTGTCGTCAATATATAGTCAGCTCACCCAGCAGCTGCTGTGCGCAAATATTCAAACCGGACAACAGCGTTAAGAAAATCCCTCTTTTATACGATGTGGCCAGCGCGGTTGCCTCATTCAATGGCGTAGCGGCAAAACCGACACTCGCCGTCCCTATCCCTGCGATCCTGCTTGTCAACGGGTTGCTGGAGAGTTTCCCGCGCCCCAAGTCAAATGCTGAAGAAATGATCGCTGCATTTCTTGCCCATCTTGAGCAGAACTTCACTCGAAGTGCTACGTCGAAGTAA
- a CDS encoding NAD(P)-dependent oxidoreductase has protein sequence MTNAANLRPADPSVTRIGWIGTGIMGSSMCGHLMDAGYALTVYNRSRLKAEPLLARGASWAATPREVAQASDVVFTIVGFPKDVREVYFGADGVFAGAGTGAVLVDMTTNSPSLAVEIADKAEDAGMFALDAPVSGGDVGARNATLSIMVGGEPEVFEAVRPLFGVMGKTIVHQGPAGSGQHAKMCNQIVIAGHMIGVCESLLYAVRSGLEPSRVLESIATGAAACPALNNLWPRILKDDYAPGFIIDHFIKDMGIVLEESRRMGFKLKGLMLVEEIYREAQAMGFGSNGTQALYLALQKVAGD, from the coding sequence ATGACCAACGCGGCAAACCTGCGCCCGGCGGACCCGTCCGTCACGCGCATAGGATGGATCGGCACGGGAATCATGGGCAGCTCCATGTGCGGCCACCTGATGGACGCCGGATACGCGCTCACCGTCTACAACCGCAGCAGGCTCAAGGCCGAACCCCTGCTGGCGAGAGGGGCGAGCTGGGCCGCCACGCCCAGGGAAGTGGCCCAGGCCTCCGACGTGGTGTTCACCATCGTGGGTTTCCCCAAGGACGTGCGCGAGGTCTATTTCGGCGCCGACGGCGTGTTCGCCGGGGCCGGGACCGGGGCCGTCCTGGTGGACATGACCACCAACAGCCCCAGCCTGGCCGTGGAGATCGCGGACAAGGCCGAGGACGCCGGGATGTTCGCCCTGGACGCCCCGGTCTCCGGCGGGGACGTGGGCGCGCGCAACGCCACCCTCTCCATCATGGTGGGCGGCGAGCCCGAGGTGTTCGAGGCCGTGCGCCCCCTGTTCGGGGTCATGGGCAAGACCATCGTGCACCAGGGCCCGGCCGGCAGCGGGCAGCACGCCAAGATGTGCAACCAGATCGTCATCGCCGGGCACATGATCGGCGTGTGCGAGAGCCTGCTCTACGCGGTGCGCTCGGGCCTGGAGCCATCCAGGGTGCTGGAGTCCATCGCCACGGGCGCGGCGGCCTGTCCGGCCCTGAACAATCTCTGGCCGCGCATACTCAAGGACGACTACGCCCCGGGCTTCATCATCGACCACTTCATCAAGGACATGGGCATCGTCCTGGAGGAATCCAGGCGCATGGGCTTCAAGCTCAAAGGTCTGATGCTCGTGGAGGAGATATACCGCGAGGCCCAGGCCATGGGCTTCGGCTCCAACGGAACCCAGGCCCTGTACCTGGCCCTGCAGAAGGTCGCGGGGGACTAG
- a CDS encoding methyl-accepting chemotaxis protein encodes MQFSVRSKMMFGFGLVLAIMALGALIMAFSLGSIRERAALVRSESLPFAARAATMKLMAVEVQQYLTDVSATGEDDSLADAEKAAAKFRESLGEFKAMFTREQDTQMLAETEAIGKLFEEMYSLGKRMAEVYVKDGREAGNKIMKDFDAKTDALADRIAPLQEGQYKEADEQVEAVVAAITGDLKRQLGMLAVSLCIGLAAAMWVSRSILNQLGAEPAEVAELAASIAKGEISQVLKACTGKEKGVHSAMLDMAGKLQAAFDEVHSEKGEALAKSHEAEKARHEALEARAMAERSRLDGLREAAERLDSFAVEMAALGQALGSRVEQVVDGTREQSQRTMETATAMEEMAATVLEVAGTAAKAADISNEAGIQARKGLEVVQEVVAATDEVRSRSEAMKSSLDSLGTHADGIGRIMTVISDIADQTNLLALNAAIEAARAGDAGRGFAVVADEVRKLAEKTMQATGEVSSVVAAIQAGVKQNITGMEGTATAASRTSGLAGGAGRTLMEIVSRIEGTADQVRAIATASEQQSQASEEINQAVSAVSQIASRTSEEMVSAGRDLERLSGAAANLKNLVDGMRREALAAS; translated from the coding sequence ATGCAGTTTTCCGTTCGTTCCAAGATGATGTTCGGTTTCGGATTGGTTCTCGCCATCATGGCGTTGGGGGCGCTCATCATGGCCTTCTCACTGGGCTCCATCCGCGAGAGGGCGGCCCTGGTCCGCTCCGAGAGCCTGCCCTTCGCGGCCCGCGCCGCGACCATGAAGCTCATGGCGGTGGAGGTGCAGCAATACCTTACCGACGTGTCCGCTACAGGAGAGGACGACAGCCTGGCCGACGCCGAGAAGGCCGCCGCCAAGTTCCGCGAGTCCCTGGGCGAGTTCAAGGCCATGTTCACCCGCGAGCAGGACACCCAGATGCTCGCCGAGACCGAGGCCATCGGCAAGCTCTTCGAGGAGATGTACTCCCTGGGCAAGCGCATGGCCGAAGTTTATGTGAAGGACGGGCGCGAGGCCGGCAACAAGATCATGAAGGATTTCGACGCCAAGACCGACGCCCTGGCCGACCGGATCGCCCCCCTGCAGGAGGGGCAATATAAAGAAGCCGACGAGCAGGTGGAGGCCGTGGTGGCCGCCATCACGGGCGACCTCAAGCGTCAGCTCGGGATGCTCGCCGTATCCCTGTGCATCGGCCTCGCGGCGGCGATGTGGGTCTCCCGCAGCATCCTGAACCAGTTGGGCGCCGAACCGGCCGAGGTTGCCGAGCTGGCCGCCAGCATCGCCAAAGGCGAGATTTCCCAGGTGCTCAAGGCCTGCACCGGCAAGGAGAAGGGCGTCCACTCCGCCATGCTGGACATGGCCGGCAAGCTCCAGGCGGCCTTCGACGAGGTTCACTCCGAGAAGGGCGAGGCCCTGGCCAAGTCCCACGAGGCCGAGAAGGCCCGCCACGAAGCCCTTGAGGCGCGGGCCATGGCCGAGCGCTCCCGCCTGGATGGCCTGCGGGAGGCCGCCGAGCGGCTGGACAGCTTCGCCGTGGAGATGGCCGCCCTGGGCCAAGCCCTCGGCTCCCGCGTGGAGCAGGTTGTGGACGGCACCCGCGAACAGAGCCAGCGCACCATGGAGACGGCCACCGCCATGGAGGAGATGGCCGCCACCGTGCTTGAAGTCGCCGGCACCGCGGCCAAGGCCGCCGACATTTCCAACGAGGCCGGGATACAGGCCCGCAAGGGGCTTGAAGTCGTGCAGGAGGTCGTGGCCGCCACTGACGAGGTGCGCAGCCGCTCCGAGGCCATGAAGTCCAGCCTGGACAGCCTGGGCACCCACGCCGATGGCATCGGCAGGATCATGACCGTCATCTCCGACATAGCGGACCAGACCAACCTGCTGGCCCTCAACGCCGCCATCGAGGCCGCCCGGGCGGGCGATGCGGGAAGAGGCTTCGCGGTGGTGGCCGACGAGGTGCGCAAGCTGGCCGAGAAAACCATGCAGGCCACCGGAGAGGTGTCCTCGGTGGTCGCGGCCATCCAGGCCGGGGTGAAGCAGAACATCACCGGCATGGAAGGCACGGCCACGGCCGCCAGCCGGACCTCCGGCCTGGCCGGCGGCGCGGGCAGGACCCTCATGGAGATCGTCTCCCGCATCGAGGGCACGGCGGATCAGGTCCGGGCCATCGCCACGGCGTCGGAGCAGCAGTCACAGGCCTCGGAGGAGATCAACCAGGCCGTGAGCGCCGTGAGCCAGATCGCCTCCCGCACCTCGGAGGAGATGGTCTCCGCCGGGCGCGACCTCGAGCGCCTCTCCGGCGCGGCCGCAAACCTCAAGAACCTCGTGGACGGTATGCGCCGCGAAGCCCTGGCCGCATCCTAG
- a CDS encoding methyl-accepting chemotaxis protein, translated as MDKLLGEFGFARGVLQGMATPCVVVDTEQVLRFTNKNLLRILEQDGVPTDYYGQNVAYFFYGDASRPTVLGVAMKENREITKEVELTGRKGGKRSLRIDASPLYGLDGKLMGSLCVYADLTELRVQEASLLETNARVASGSAQADGISGQLAQAAQQLASIVSSSHTGAEQQNSRIAETLAAMSEMNSTVLEVARNASQAAETSSQARKQAEEGAGVVGKVVDGIAQVQSEALALKQDMAHLGGQADSIGRIMNVISDIADQTNLLALNAAIEAARAGEAGRGFAVVADEVRKLAEKTMTATKEVGDAIRGIQDGTAHSIQSVERAVQRIDEATGLAGQSGHSLQQIVTLVEVTADQVRAIAAASEQQAAASEQINRSVEDVSNISRATAQDMTRAARAVDELADRARVLRDIIEGLQGNAALQGGTPRRAIS; from the coding sequence GTGGATAAACTTCTTGGCGAGTTCGGGTTCGCCAGGGGCGTGCTCCAGGGCATGGCCACCCCGTGTGTGGTGGTGGACACCGAGCAGGTGTTGCGCTTCACCAACAAGAACCTGCTGCGCATCCTGGAGCAGGACGGCGTCCCCACCGATTACTACGGCCAGAACGTGGCCTACTTCTTCTACGGCGACGCCTCCCGCCCCACCGTGCTCGGCGTGGCCATGAAGGAGAACCGCGAGATCACCAAGGAGGTGGAGCTCACCGGGCGCAAGGGCGGCAAGCGCAGCCTGCGCATCGACGCATCCCCCCTCTACGGGCTCGACGGCAAGCTGATGGGCTCGCTGTGCGTCTACGCCGACCTGACCGAACTGCGCGTGCAGGAGGCCAGCCTCCTGGAGACCAACGCCCGCGTGGCCAGCGGATCGGCCCAGGCGGACGGGATCAGCGGCCAATTGGCCCAGGCGGCGCAGCAGCTGGCGAGCATCGTCTCATCCTCCCACACCGGGGCCGAGCAGCAGAACTCGCGCATCGCGGAGACCCTGGCGGCCATGTCCGAAATGAACAGCACCGTGCTGGAGGTCGCCCGCAACGCCTCCCAGGCGGCGGAGACCTCCTCCCAGGCCCGCAAGCAGGCCGAGGAAGGGGCCGGGGTCGTGGGCAAGGTGGTGGACGGCATCGCCCAGGTGCAGAGCGAAGCCCTGGCCCTCAAGCAGGACATGGCCCATCTGGGCGGACAGGCCGACTCCATCGGCAGGATCATGAACGTCATCAGCGACATAGCCGACCAGACCAACCTGCTGGCCCTGAACGCCGCCATCGAGGCCGCCCGCGCTGGCGAGGCGGGGCGAGGTTTCGCGGTGGTGGCCGACGAGGTGCGCAAGCTGGCCGAGAAGACCATGACCGCCACCAAGGAGGTCGGCGACGCCATCCGTGGCATCCAGGACGGCACCGCGCACAGCATCCAGAGCGTGGAGCGGGCGGTGCAGCGCATCGACGAGGCCACGGGCCTCGCCGGGCAGTCCGGCCACTCCCTGCAGCAGATCGTCACCCTGGTGGAGGTCACGGCGGACCAGGTGCGCGCCATCGCCGCGGCCAGCGAGCAGCAGGCCGCCGCCAGCGAGCAGATCAACCGTTCCGTGGAGGACGTGAGCAACATTTCCCGGGCCACCGCCCAGGACATGACCCGGGCCGCCCGGGCCGTTGACGAACTGGCGGACCGCGCCCGGGTGCTTCGCGACATCATCGAGGGCCTGCAAGGCAACGCAGCCCTGCAAGGCGGAACTCCCCGGCGCGCCATCTCCTGA
- a CDS encoding CHASE2 domain-containing protein, protein MPPGADGPRPQTPSSTAPAVAPETRRCGMAAALCAGLLIAAAAALFQASPPGHQLESQLLDLFFLLRGPRPAPPDIVIAAIDEPSIQELGLAWPWPRRVHAALLRELTDAGARLAVLDVIFAEPSTPEDDQALEDALRANGRALLASTVDTAEDAAFSRVMLVRPLPRFERAALGTGLAILTPDPDGTVRRFSSVLAGQATLPAAALEALEPGRRVFHKGGLVDHPGPARSVRTVSYTQALDWRASLPPGFLKDKIVLVGRSLAASPVLSVQADAFRTPFSRQSGANVPGVELHAAILAQLLGGRAGTVAPGWAVAGAALTIIPGAALLLRRLRPLPAALASLGGAAGALGASYALFAAKLAWFPALGLSGGILAVEGFLLLEGYARAARERRQMRAAFSRYVSPAVVDMLLARPELLEPGGEEAEVTVLFSDLAGFTSFSERMAPGELMELLSGYFTPMTEVIKANAGTLDKFIGDAVMAFWGAPLPDARHAAHACRAALGMARALEVLNARLEPGGGPRLAARMGLHSGRVVAGNVGSREHVNYTCLGDTVNLASRLESANKQYGTGTLLSGETRAFLGQEFALRRVDAIRVKGRAKPVEIFELLGEGSPPPWAEAYERGLAAYMARDFVEAAGHFQDVLAERPGDGPSRVLLARCQTFMETPPAPEWDGVHAMESK, encoded by the coding sequence ATGCCCCCAGGAGCGGATGGCCCCCGCCCCCAGACCCCATCCAGCACGGCCCCCGCAGTCGCGCCCGAGACCCGGCGTTGCGGGATGGCCGCCGCGCTCTGCGCCGGGTTGCTCATCGCGGCGGCGGCCGCCCTGTTCCAGGCCAGCCCGCCGGGGCACCAGCTTGAGAGCCAGCTGCTCGATCTCTTCTTCCTGCTGCGCGGCCCCAGGCCGGCCCCGCCGGACATCGTCATCGCGGCCATCGACGAGCCCTCCATACAGGAGCTGGGCCTGGCCTGGCCCTGGCCCAGGCGCGTGCACGCCGCCCTGCTGCGGGAGCTCACGGACGCGGGCGCGAGGCTGGCGGTCCTGGACGTGATCTTCGCGGAGCCCTCCACCCCTGAAGACGATCAGGCCCTGGAGGACGCCCTGCGCGCAAACGGCCGCGCCCTGCTGGCCTCCACGGTGGACACGGCCGAGGACGCGGCCTTCAGCCGGGTGATGCTGGTGCGCCCCCTGCCCCGCTTCGAGCGCGCCGCCCTGGGCACGGGCCTGGCCATTCTCACGCCGGACCCGGACGGCACGGTGCGCCGCTTCTCCAGCGTCCTGGCCGGACAGGCCACGCTGCCCGCGGCGGCCCTGGAGGCCCTGGAACCCGGGCGGCGCGTCTTCCACAAAGGCGGGCTGGTGGATCATCCAGGCCCCGCGCGCAGCGTACGGACGGTCTCCTACACGCAGGCCCTCGACTGGCGGGCCTCCCTGCCGCCCGGATTCCTGAAGGACAAGATCGTGCTGGTGGGCCGCTCCCTGGCTGCCAGCCCGGTGCTTTCCGTGCAGGCCGACGCCTTCCGCACCCCCTTCAGCCGCCAGTCCGGGGCCAACGTGCCCGGCGTGGAGCTGCACGCCGCCATCCTGGCCCAGCTGCTTGGCGGGCGGGCCGGAACCGTGGCCCCGGGCTGGGCCGTGGCCGGGGCAGCCCTGACGATCATCCCCGGGGCGGCGCTTCTGCTCAGGCGGCTGCGTCCCCTGCCAGCGGCCCTGGCCTCTCTGGGCGGGGCTGCCGGCGCGCTGGGGGCATCCTACGCGCTCTTCGCCGCCAAGCTGGCGTGGTTCCCGGCCCTGGGCCTCTCCGGCGGCATCCTGGCCGTGGAGGGCTTCCTGCTGCTGGAGGGCTACGCCCGCGCCGCGCGGGAGCGCAGGCAGATGCGCGCCGCCTTCTCGCGCTACGTGTCCCCAGCGGTGGTGGACATGCTCCTGGCCCGGCCCGAGCTTCTTGAACCGGGCGGCGAGGAGGCCGAGGTCACAGTGCTCTTCTCCGACCTGGCCGGTTTCACCTCGTTCTCCGAGCGCATGGCCCCGGGGGAGCTCATGGAGCTGCTCTCCGGCTACTTCACGCCCATGACCGAGGTCATCAAGGCCAACGCGGGCACGCTGGACAAGTTCATCGGCGACGCCGTGATGGCCTTCTGGGGCGCCCCCCTGCCCGACGCCCGGCACGCGGCCCACGCCTGCCGGGCGGCCCTGGGCATGGCCCGCGCTCTTGAGGTGCTCAACGCCCGCCTGGAGCCCGGCGGAGGGCCCAGGCTGGCCGCGCGCATGGGCCTGCACTCGGGCAGGGTGGTGGCGGGCAACGTGGGCTCTCGCGAGCACGTGAACTACACCTGCCTGGGCGACACGGTGAACCTTGCCTCGCGCCTGGAATCGGCGAACAAGCAATACGGCACCGGCACGCTCCTGAGCGGCGAGACGCGGGCGTTTCTGGGGCAGGAGTTCGCCCTGCGCCGGGTGGACGCCATCCGGGTCAAGGGCCGGGCAAAGCCGGTGGAGATTTTCGAGCTGCTCGGCGAGGGATCTCCCCCGCCGTGGGCGGAGGCCTACGAACGGGGCCTGGCGGCCTACATGGCCCGGGACTTCGTCGAAGCGGCGGGGCATTTTCAGGATGTGTTGGCGGAGCGTCCCGGTGACGGGCCCTCCCGGGTGCTGTTGGCGCGGTGCCAGACATTCATGGAAACGCCCCCCGCGCCTGAGTGGGACGGCGTACACGCGATGGAATCCAAATAG